The proteins below come from a single Xiphophorus hellerii strain 12219 chromosome 14, Xiphophorus_hellerii-4.1, whole genome shotgun sequence genomic window:
- the LOC116732322 gene encoding obscurin-like isoform X1, giving the protein MDHVLLCVLDFLILSFLCCGNSQVATKSVLTVSPSWLSPGASVTLSCEVKPSSAGWRFYWYKVVPDLSQNNYRYELLPGNISGTVENSSIITGQKHTAGFACRAGRGSPEIFTDYSGPKFIWSADPHPAASLSVSPDREQHFTSESVTLNCGGNSTEWRVKEFIKNYDKWREMGFEDYSYGLSFWDEDDEMTSEHQLSDCSNSWKMTGSSCTINIQWSHKAVYWCESVSGEFSNAVNISINEAPDSVLTVSPSWPSPGASVTLSCEVKPSSAGWRFYWYKVVPDLSQNNYRYELLPGSFNGTVENSFIITGQKHTAGFACRAGRGNPEYLTDSSKPTFVWTTDPHPAASLSVSPDREQHFTSESVTLNCGGNSTEWRVKQFRENSYGLIGFWDEDDEMTSEHQMSDCSNLWEMTGSPCTINIHRSHKAVYWCESVSGEFSNAVNISINVAPDSVLTVSPSWPSPGASVTLSCEVKPSSAGWRFYWYKAVPDLSQKNYRYELLPGNISGTVENSFIITGQKHTAGFACRAGRGNPEYLTDYSEPKFIWSADPHPAASLSVSPDREQHFTSESVTLNCGGNSTEWRVMGFTEITKVLFVSHCSNWGKMTGSSCTINSRWFHKSVYWCESGSGEFSNAVNISINDEGLLLVSPVHPVTEGASVTLSCRLRGENQLSNVFFYHNDKLIQSDSRGELNISAVSQSDEGFYKCEHSGKVSPQSWMAVKAASRPGSSSFPVLLLVGSVIGIIVLILLLLICYVQKPKCCGSEQPVGQDEHLHQVYSSLLHGDLCVYETLRDLENSGNGQLDESEKISDKVDATSE; this is encoded by the exons ATGGACCACGTTTTGCTCTGTGTGCTGGATTTCCTGA TTCtcagttttctctgctgtgGAAACTCTCAAG TGGCAACAAAGTCAGTCCTGACTGTGTCTCCATCATGGCTGAGTCCTGGAGCTTCAGTGACTCTGAGCTGTGAGGTTAAACCTTCATCTGCAGGATGGAGGTTCTACTGGTATAAAGTTGTTCCTGATCTGTCACAGAACAACTACAGAtatgagctgctgcctggtAACATCAGTGGGACTGTAGAGAACTCCTCCATCATTActggacagaaacacacagcaggaTTTGCATGTAGAGCTGGAAGAGGAAGTCCAGAGATCTTCACTGATTACAGTGGACCAAAGTTCATCTGGTCTGCAG atcctcatccagcagcttctctctcAGTGAGTCCTGACAGAGAGCAACACTTCACCTCTGAGTCTGTGACTCTGAACTGTGGAGGAAACTCTACTGAGTGGAGAGTGAAGGAGTTTATAAAAAACTATGATAAGTGGAGAGAGATGGGGTTTGAAGATTACTCTTATGGGTTAAGTTTTTgggatgaagatgatgaaatgACCTCTGAACACCAGTTGTCAGATTGCTCCAACTCGTGGAAAATGACTGGTTCCTCATGTACCATTAACATTCAATGGTCCCATAAAGCAGTGTACTGGTGTGAGTCTGTTTCAGGAGAGTTCAGCAATGCAGTCAACATCAGCATAAATG AGGCACCAGATTCTGTCCTGACTGTGTCTCCATCATGGCCGAGTCCTGGAGCTTCAGTGACTCTGAGCTGTGAGGTTAAACCTTCATCTGCAGGATGGAGGTTCTACTGGTATAAAGTTGTTCCTGATCTGTCACAGAACAACTACAGAtatgagctgctgcctggtAGCTTCAATGGGACTGTAGAGAACTCCTTCATCATTActggacagaaacacacagcaggaTTTGCATGTAGAGCTGGAAGAGGAAACCCAGAATATTTGACTGATTCCAGTAAACCAACATTTGTCTGGACCACAG ATCCTCAtccagcagcttctctctcAGTGAGTCCTGACAGAGAGCAACACTTCACCTCTGAGTCTGTGACTCTGAACTGTGGAGGAAACTCTACTGAGTGGAGAGTGAAGCAGTTTAGAGAAAACTCTTATGGGTTGATAGGTTTTTgggatgaagatgatgaaatgACCTCTGAACACCAGATGTCAGATTGCTCCAACTTGTGGGAAATGACTGGTTCCCCATGTACCATTAACATTCACCGGTCCCATAAAGCAGTGTACTGGTGTGAGTCTGTATCAGGAGAGTTCAGCAATGCAGTCAACATCAGCATAAATG TTGCACCAGATTCAGTCCTGACTGTGTCTCCATCATGGCCGAGTCCTGGAGCCTCAGTGACTCTGAGCTGTGAGGTTAAACCTTCATCTGCAGGATGGAGGTTCTACTGGTATAAAGCTGTTCCTGATCTGTCACAGAAAAACTACAGAtatgagctgctgcctggtAACATCAGTGGGACTGTAGAGAACTCCTTCATCATTActggacagaaacacacagcaggaTTTGCATGTAGAGCTGGAAGAGGAAACCCAGAATATTTGACTGATTACAGTGAACCAAAGTTCATCTGGTCTGCAG ATCCTCAtccagcagcttctctctcAGTGAGTCCTGACAGAGAGCAACACTTCACCTCTGAGTCTGTGACTCTGAACTGTGGAGGAAACTCTACTGAGTGGAGAGTGATGGGGTTCACAGAAATAACCAAAGTGTTATTTGTATCACATTGCTCCAACTGGGGGAAAATGACTGGATCTTCATGTACCATTAACAGTCGCTGGTTCCATAAATCAGTGTACTGGTGTGAGTCTGGATCAGGAGAGTTCAGCAATGCAGTCAACATCAGCATAAATG ATGAAGGTCTTCTCCTGGTGAGCCCCGTCCATCCTGTGACTGAAGGAGCTTCTgttactctgagctgcagactgagaggagaaaaccaactttctaatgtgtttttctatcaCAATGACAAACTGATCCAAAGTGACAGCAGAGGAGAGCTGAATATCTCTGCAGTGTCTCAGTCAGATGAAGGTTTCTACAAGTGTGAACATTCAGGAAAAGTTTCACCTCAGAGCTGGATGGCAGTTAAAG CTGCCTCCAGACCTGGAAGCTCTTCTTTCCCTGTTCTGTTGCTCGTCGGATCAGTGATTGGAATCATCGTTCTGATTCTCCTGCTGCTGATTTGTTACGTCCAAAAGCCAAAAT GTTGTGGTTCAGAGCAGCCAGTCGGTCAGGATGAACATCTGCATCAAGTTTACTCCTCTCTCCTACATG GTGACCTTTGTGTCTATGAAACATTAAGAGACCTTGAAAACTCTGGAAATG GGCAACTTGATGAATCAGAGAAGATCTCTGACAAAGTTGATGCAACTtcagaatga
- the LOC116732322 gene encoding obscurin-like isoform X2 translates to MDHVLLCVLDFLILSFLCCGNSQVATKSVLTVSPSWLSPGASVTLSCEVKPSSAGWRFYWYKVVPDLSQNNYRYELLPGNISGTVENSSIITGQKHTAGFACRAGRGSPEIFTDYSGPKFIWSADPHPAASLSVSPDREQHFTSESVTLNCGGNSTEWRVKEFIKNYDKWREMGFEDYSYGLSFWDEDDEMTSEHQLSDCSNSWKMTGSSCTINIQWSHKAVYWCESVSGEFSNAVNISINEAPDSVLTVSPSWPSPGASVTLSCEVKPSSAGWRFYWYKVVPDLSQNNYRYELLPGSFNGTVENSFIITGQKHTAGFACRAGRGNPEYLTDSSKPTFVWTTDPHPAASLSVSPDREQHFTSESVTLNCGGNSTEWRVKQFRENSYGLIGFWDEDDEMTSEHQMSDCSNLWEMTGSPCTINIHRSHKAVYWCESVSGEFSNAVNISINVAPDSVLTVSPSWPSPGASVTLSCEVKPSSAGWRFYWYKAVPDLSQKNYRYELLPGNISGTVENSFIITGQKHTAGFACRAGRGNPEYLTDYSEPKFIWSADPHPAASLSVSPDREQHFTSESVTLNCGGNSTEWRVMGFTEITKVLFVSHCSNWGKMTGSSCTINSRWFHKSVYWCESGSGEFSNAVNISINDEGLLLVSPVHPVTEGASVTLSCRLRGENQLSNVFFYHNDKLIQSDSRGELNISAVSQSDEGFYKCEHSGKVSPQSWMAVKAASRPGSSSFPVLLLVGSVIGIIVLILLLLICYVQKPKCCGSEQPVGQDEHLHQVYSSLLHGQLDESEKISDKVDATSE, encoded by the exons ATGGACCACGTTTTGCTCTGTGTGCTGGATTTCCTGA TTCtcagttttctctgctgtgGAAACTCTCAAG TGGCAACAAAGTCAGTCCTGACTGTGTCTCCATCATGGCTGAGTCCTGGAGCTTCAGTGACTCTGAGCTGTGAGGTTAAACCTTCATCTGCAGGATGGAGGTTCTACTGGTATAAAGTTGTTCCTGATCTGTCACAGAACAACTACAGAtatgagctgctgcctggtAACATCAGTGGGACTGTAGAGAACTCCTCCATCATTActggacagaaacacacagcaggaTTTGCATGTAGAGCTGGAAGAGGAAGTCCAGAGATCTTCACTGATTACAGTGGACCAAAGTTCATCTGGTCTGCAG atcctcatccagcagcttctctctcAGTGAGTCCTGACAGAGAGCAACACTTCACCTCTGAGTCTGTGACTCTGAACTGTGGAGGAAACTCTACTGAGTGGAGAGTGAAGGAGTTTATAAAAAACTATGATAAGTGGAGAGAGATGGGGTTTGAAGATTACTCTTATGGGTTAAGTTTTTgggatgaagatgatgaaatgACCTCTGAACACCAGTTGTCAGATTGCTCCAACTCGTGGAAAATGACTGGTTCCTCATGTACCATTAACATTCAATGGTCCCATAAAGCAGTGTACTGGTGTGAGTCTGTTTCAGGAGAGTTCAGCAATGCAGTCAACATCAGCATAAATG AGGCACCAGATTCTGTCCTGACTGTGTCTCCATCATGGCCGAGTCCTGGAGCTTCAGTGACTCTGAGCTGTGAGGTTAAACCTTCATCTGCAGGATGGAGGTTCTACTGGTATAAAGTTGTTCCTGATCTGTCACAGAACAACTACAGAtatgagctgctgcctggtAGCTTCAATGGGACTGTAGAGAACTCCTTCATCATTActggacagaaacacacagcaggaTTTGCATGTAGAGCTGGAAGAGGAAACCCAGAATATTTGACTGATTCCAGTAAACCAACATTTGTCTGGACCACAG ATCCTCAtccagcagcttctctctcAGTGAGTCCTGACAGAGAGCAACACTTCACCTCTGAGTCTGTGACTCTGAACTGTGGAGGAAACTCTACTGAGTGGAGAGTGAAGCAGTTTAGAGAAAACTCTTATGGGTTGATAGGTTTTTgggatgaagatgatgaaatgACCTCTGAACACCAGATGTCAGATTGCTCCAACTTGTGGGAAATGACTGGTTCCCCATGTACCATTAACATTCACCGGTCCCATAAAGCAGTGTACTGGTGTGAGTCTGTATCAGGAGAGTTCAGCAATGCAGTCAACATCAGCATAAATG TTGCACCAGATTCAGTCCTGACTGTGTCTCCATCATGGCCGAGTCCTGGAGCCTCAGTGACTCTGAGCTGTGAGGTTAAACCTTCATCTGCAGGATGGAGGTTCTACTGGTATAAAGCTGTTCCTGATCTGTCACAGAAAAACTACAGAtatgagctgctgcctggtAACATCAGTGGGACTGTAGAGAACTCCTTCATCATTActggacagaaacacacagcaggaTTTGCATGTAGAGCTGGAAGAGGAAACCCAGAATATTTGACTGATTACAGTGAACCAAAGTTCATCTGGTCTGCAG ATCCTCAtccagcagcttctctctcAGTGAGTCCTGACAGAGAGCAACACTTCACCTCTGAGTCTGTGACTCTGAACTGTGGAGGAAACTCTACTGAGTGGAGAGTGATGGGGTTCACAGAAATAACCAAAGTGTTATTTGTATCACATTGCTCCAACTGGGGGAAAATGACTGGATCTTCATGTACCATTAACAGTCGCTGGTTCCATAAATCAGTGTACTGGTGTGAGTCTGGATCAGGAGAGTTCAGCAATGCAGTCAACATCAGCATAAATG ATGAAGGTCTTCTCCTGGTGAGCCCCGTCCATCCTGTGACTGAAGGAGCTTCTgttactctgagctgcagactgagaggagaaaaccaactttctaatgtgtttttctatcaCAATGACAAACTGATCCAAAGTGACAGCAGAGGAGAGCTGAATATCTCTGCAGTGTCTCAGTCAGATGAAGGTTTCTACAAGTGTGAACATTCAGGAAAAGTTTCACCTCAGAGCTGGATGGCAGTTAAAG CTGCCTCCAGACCTGGAAGCTCTTCTTTCCCTGTTCTGTTGCTCGTCGGATCAGTGATTGGAATCATCGTTCTGATTCTCCTGCTGCTGATTTGTTACGTCCAAAAGCCAAAAT GTTGTGGTTCAGAGCAGCCAGTCGGTCAGGATGAACATCTGCATCAAGTTTACTCCTCTCTCCTACATG GGCAACTTGATGAATCAGAGAAGATCTCTGACAAAGTTGATGCAACTtcagaatga